The Nostoc sp. 'Peltigera membranacea cyanobiont' N6 genome contains the following window.
GGATCGAGGTTTTGATCGCTCTTGTCAATTACCCACCGTCGCGGTTGCGTTGCATCTATCCAAGTACGCAATTCTTTACTTGTAGGCATTTCACCTACCTGAATCACCATTTCGGGCGCTAGCAGCTTTGCTAGTTGCTGATTTCGCAAAATCAAGTCATAAGTAGAAATCAAATAAGGGTTGAGTTCGGCATAATTTCTGACTGGGGAAAGTCCCTCTGCTAGCACTGGCCATTTGAGAGTTTGGGAAAGGTGCGCGATCGCTCTACAATACTCTTCTGGTTGCTGTAGTTGGGCAACACCTGCAATAATGATGCCGCGATCGCATTCTTTCCATTGTTGGGGAATGGGGAATGGGGAATGGGGAATGGGGGATGGGTTTGTTATTCCTGCAAAAAAGTCTTCTGGGTGAAACTGCGATCGCAAATAGCTCAAGTCAACTCCATCAGGAAGAGGCGCTAAGGGATCGCGAAAGGGAATATTCAAATGTACTGGCCCCTTCGTAGGAGTTTGCGTTCTTTCCCAGCTATGAATTATTGTTTGCCGTAGGTAAGCTAGCATTCCCATGTCAGGGGAGGGTAAGGCTAACTCTGTTTGCCAATTTGGGTAGTTTCCATATAATCTCAATTGATCTACAGTTTGGCCAGAGTGACAATCTCGCAATTCTGGCGGTCTATCGGTGGTTAATATCAATAGTGGTACGCGACTATATGAAGCTTCAATGACTGCTGAATAAAAATTTGCTCCTGCTGTACCAGAGGTGCAAACTAGTACCACAGCGCGTCCGGTTGCTTGAGCTTGTCCCAAAGCGAAAAAGGCGGCGGAACGTTCATCGAGAATGGAAATCGCTTCAATCTCAGGTACTTGTTGAGCAAAAGCTACTGCTAAAGGTGTAGAGCGCGATCCCGGGCAAACGATCGCACAAGTCAATCCCAATCGCTTTAGGGTCTCTGTTAAAATGTAAGCCCAAAGTTGATTAACATTCCTAAAGGCGATCGGCATTAAATCAAACATAGCTATAAAACAATCTGAAATTTTAGATTTTGTCTAGGGAAATTTCATTTAAAATCCATCTGGGAAAGTTTGGTGAAAATAAGTCCGAGGGGAGGGAAGCCGATCCTCGATACTTTGGAACCACCTTTGCGTAAGGATGGCTTGTAAACCAACCCTCACAAATACGGTGATGGAACCCAACACCGCCACGCGAGTTTGGAGGAAAGAAAATCTCCGCACAAACTTGCTCCACTTTCTACAAAATGCCCAATTTGCTCTCAAACTTTTATGGACTGCATTCATTTAACGGGAATTCGCGGCTATGGCTACACTGGGTATCTACCAGAAGAACAGGTTCTAGGACAATGGTTTGAGGTGGATGTGAGGTTATGGTTGGATATTTCCATAGCGGCCAAGACTGACGCGATCGAAGACACTTTAGATTATCGCAGCGTCATTAGCTTGATACAACATCTGGTCAAAACGTCTAAGTTTGCTTTGGTGGAGAAATTGGTAGCAACGATCGCAGATTCTATTCTCCAAGAATGCGATCGTGTAACAAAAGTCCAAGTAATTCTGAGCAAACCTGCCGCACCTATTCCAGACTTTGGTGGCAAAATTAGCATTGAACTGACTAAAAGTAAGTCCAATATCTAAAGCACAAAATCTGTTTTTCTTCTCAATATCTATAAACTAGCAAAAACAGGGGGTTTACGTGGAGTGTGGAAGTATCTCCCAAAGAGAATCTTTCCTGCCATTCCCCCAGCACCTGTTTTTTTTCAAAAAATAAAAAAATCACGTAATTTGCTTATGAGCATTTGATTTGTATATTTTCAGTTCAAATCATTTATGATGAAATTTTAACCAAAAGCAATGAATAGTTCTAACTAATAATCTTTCATTCACAATTAAAAATTTAATACCAATTCTTTGTAAGGCTGCATCAAATCAAGATTATTTGGCGAACCAAGGGGCAAAATTACCTGATTAATTGTTAGTAGCATTCTAGTTAATGGATAGTATCATATTGCATACAACACACGAGATTAATTTTTTAAACTAAGCTTAAAGTAGTATCCTGTAATTTAATTAAATTTTGTTCTTGATTATTTTTTAAATAAATACTATACTTAGTATTTATTTTCTTCAGAGAAAATATTGTATATTTTTGAAAATCAGTTTTTGATTGATGGTAATTATATGGTGACTTCCGTTTCATGGAAATGGCATGATATTAACTGCATACAATAATCAAAATAAGCTTTGACAAGCACAGAAGTTATCGGAGGTTAATAACATGATGCTATTTGCTCATTAGTCAGTATATATATCAAGCAATAACACAGGCTATTAAAAGATTGTTTATGATAAAATAATAACCTTTATATCGAGTTGACACTGACAGCCAAAATCTGAACCTTAGCAAACAGGTTATGTTACCATGTTCGCCCGCAAAATCCTAGTTGTTGAGGATGAAAAAATCATAGCCTCAAATATTAGAAAGAGTTTACAAAAATTAGGTTATTCCGTTTCAGAAATAACCAAGTCTGGTGAAGAAGCAATAAAAAAGGTAGCCGAAACTCATCCACATTTAGTATTAATTGATATCTGCCTAGCTGGTGAAATTGACGGTATACACATAGCAGATATTATCCAAAATCAGTTCCATGTGCCTGTAGTATATTTAACAGATTGTTCGGAATATAAAACATTACATAATAATCAGCTAAGTGAGCCTTTTAGTTACATAGTCAAACCATTTATCGAAAGTGATTTACATTTTGTAATTGAAATGGCCCTGTATAAACATCAGAGCAAAAAAATATTATATGAAGAGAAACAGAGGCTGGCAGCAATTATTAACAGTATGGGCAGTGCAGTGATTGTGACTTATGCAAATGGTTGTATTCAAATGATGAATCCCAGAGCAGAACTAATCACTGGCTGGAAGCAAAATGAAGCGTTCGGTAAAGATTTAGTAGAAGTCATTAGCTTAGTTGACAAAGATGTAGGAGAAAAAATTGAAAATTTAGCCAAAGATGCAATCGAAGCAGGTGAATTTTTCAATTTACCAGAAAACTGCACACTGATTACCAAAGATGGCAAAGAGATAGCGATTGGGGATAATATTGCACCCATCCGCGATCGAGATGGTAATATTAGTGGTACGGTTTTAGTTTTTCAAGATATCACCAAACGCAAGGAGACAGAGGCGCAACTGATACGAAATGCGTTTTATGATGGGCTGACAGCATTACCAAATCGTGTTTTATTTTTAGATCGGCTTAGACAAACAATTGAACGTAGCAAACGCAGAAATGATTATTATTTTGCAGTTTTATTTTTGGATTTAGATGGGTTCAAAGAGATTAACGATCGCTTTGGGCATGGAATAGGAGATGATTTTTTAGTAGCGATCGCTAGACGTTTAGAGTCGTGTTTACGCGGTGGCGATACTGTAGCACGATTTGGTGGTGATGAGTTTACTGTTCTTTTAGAGGATATTAAAGACATTACTGACGCTACCAATGTTGCCAAACGGATTCAAGAATCCTTGCGATCGCCACTTAACCTGAATGGATATGAATTATCTACTACAGCTAGCATTGGTATTACTTGGAATTTTAGTAGTTATGAAGAGCCTGCAACTTTGCTACGAGATGCTGATATTGCGATGTACCGAGCTAAACGGAAGGGAAAAGCTACTTATGCCATATTTAGTTAAATTTAGTTAATTAGTCCTTTCTGCTGCCATTTAAAACGATCTGAATGTCATGGAAAAAACCGAAAAACAGAAAATGCTCGCAGGCGAACTATACCTGGCGGAAGATCCAGAATTAGCTACGGAAAATAAGCGAGCTAGTCGTTTGTTGCGAAGGTACAATTCTACAACTGAAGAACAGCAAGAGCAACGGCAGCAAATTTTGCAAGAGTTATTTGGAAAGATCGGTGACAAAGTATCGATTGTGCCACCCTTTCACTGTGACTATGGTAGTAATATTTTTGCTGGCGACAAATTTTATATGAACTATGGCTGTGTAATTTTAGACTGCAATACAGTTCATATTGGCGATAATGTCTTGTGCGCTCCTTATGTACAAATTTATACTGCTTACCATCCTACAGAGCCAGAAATTCGCCTTTCTGGGAGAGAATTAGCTGCCCCAATTAACATTGGTAACAATGTTTGGATTGGTGGCAGTGCAATTATTTGTCCAGGTGTAACTATTGGTGATAATACAAGCATTGGTGCTGGTAGTGTAGTTGTCAAAGACATACCTGAGAATGTTGTCGCTGCTGGCAATCCCTGCCGCGTCATTCGGTATTTGTCGTAGAGTTTAAAATTTATAACCTCTAGCAATCCAATAGAGCCAGTCTGCGATCGCTTCTTGAGTTTCGCTATCAGTATCAATGGCTGCTATTTCAGATAACTTTGCAGAATATACATCTTCATCCTTACCATTAATGTAAGCCACTTCTACCAACATATCTTTTAAGCACTCATCATCTGGAGCCATTCCCAGCACTTCCACATCTTTCTCCTCAGTAGAGCCTGATTTGCGTCCTTTCTTAGTCCACTTAGCCATAAAGGGAAAATTCAGAACCTCTTCCAGGTAGTAATACCAACCCATAGCTCGATCTTCTTTGTCTTCAGCATCTACAACGATCTCTGTTTTAATGCGATGCTCTCGGTTTTCGTCGGCTTCAACATTAGGCATAAGATAACGCTTTACGTGTATAACATTTTGATAATATTACCAAAGTCTTGGCTAAGAATAATTTTTCTAAAACATAGTTAAGTATATAAGACTTATGCATAAGATACATCCGAACCCCCTTTAAAAAGTGGACTTTTAGGGTTCACTTTTTTTTTATGGGAGATTAGAGAGGATCTAGGTTTTAGTTTTAAGTGCGTAAGTCTTGCTATATCTAAGTTATACAAAAAACCGCTTGTCATTGACAAACGGTTTTCTAGTTATATTCCCTCAAAGAGGAACTTATTTGCTGTGCTTCAGTGGTAAATGATTTCTTAGCACCAAAGCGCAAAATTTTTCAGAAATTAAACTAGTCTCAAATCAGGATAATTT
Protein-coding sequences here:
- the menD gene encoding 2-succinyl-5-enolpyruvyl-6-hydroxy-3-cyclohexene-1-carboxylic-acid synthase: MFDLMPIAFRNVNQLWAYILTETLKRLGLTCAIVCPGSRSTPLAVAFAQQVPEIEAISILDERSAAFFALGQAQATGRAVVLVCTSGTAGANFYSAVIEASYSRVPLLILTTDRPPELRDCHSGQTVDQLRLYGNYPNWQTELALPSPDMGMLAYLRQTIIHSWERTQTPTKGPVHLNIPFRDPLAPLPDGVDLSYLRSQFHPEDFFAGITNPSPIPHSPFPIPQQWKECDRGIIIAGVAQLQQPEEYCRAIAHLSQTLKWPVLAEGLSPVRNYAELNPYLISTYDLILRNQQLAKLLAPEMVIQVGEMPTSKELRTWIDATQPRRWVIDKSDQNLDPLHGRTTHLRISVEDIKVEEINLSLSSDYLQQWCDVETKVRLAVDKTMGKIDEIIESKAAWLISQILPPGTPLFIGNSMPVRDVEYFWKPNNLGVRSHFNRGANGIDGTLSTALGIAHRQQSSVMLTGDLALLHDTNGFLIRNKFVGHLTIVLINNNGGGIFEMLPIAKFDPPFEEFFGTPQDIDFSQLCATYNVQHELITSWQQLQQRLNSLPAQGIRVLELQTNRKADAKWRQDNLRKFAADIVI
- the folB gene encoding dihydroneopterin aldolase, producing MDCIHLTGIRGYGYTGYLPEEQVLGQWFEVDVRLWLDISIAAKTDAIEDTLDYRSVISLIQHLVKTSKFALVEKLVATIADSILQECDRVTKVQVILSKPAAPIPDFGGKISIELTKSKSNI
- a CDS encoding GGDEF domain-containing response regulator, with product MFARKILVVEDEKIIASNIRKSLQKLGYSVSEITKSGEEAIKKVAETHPHLVLIDICLAGEIDGIHIADIIQNQFHVPVVYLTDCSEYKTLHNNQLSEPFSYIVKPFIESDLHFVIEMALYKHQSKKILYEEKQRLAAIINSMGSAVIVTYANGCIQMMNPRAELITGWKQNEAFGKDLVEVISLVDKDVGEKIENLAKDAIEAGEFFNLPENCTLITKDGKEIAIGDNIAPIRDRDGNISGTVLVFQDITKRKETEAQLIRNAFYDGLTALPNRVLFLDRLRQTIERSKRRNDYYFAVLFLDLDGFKEINDRFGHGIGDDFLVAIARRLESCLRGGDTVARFGGDEFTVLLEDIKDITDATNVAKRIQESLRSPLNLNGYELSTTASIGITWNFSSYEEPATLLRDADIAMYRAKRKGKATYAIFS
- a CDS encoding sugar O-acetyltransferase encodes the protein MEKTEKQKMLAGELYLAEDPELATENKRASRLLRRYNSTTEEQQEQRQQILQELFGKIGDKVSIVPPFHCDYGSNIFAGDKFYMNYGCVILDCNTVHIGDNVLCAPYVQIYTAYHPTEPEIRLSGRELAAPINIGNNVWIGGSAIICPGVTIGDNTSIGAGSVVVKDIPENVVAAGNPCRVIRYLS
- a CDS encoding calcium-binding protein: MPNVEADENREHRIKTEIVVDAEDKEDRAMGWYYYLEEVLNFPFMAKWTKKGRKSGSTEEKDVEVLGMAPDDECLKDMLVEVAYINGKDEDVYSAKLSEIAAIDTDSETQEAIADWLYWIARGYKF